GATTGCCCATTTTCCGGTCAGGGTCCGCGACGCTGACGCCATTGTCGCGCATGTTGACGAGCAGCAATGTCTGTGCCTTGTCGCCGGTGCGGCACAGCACCAGCATATGGTCGGCCGCCACGGCGTTGGTGATCCACCGCTTGCGCCCCGAAATGCGCCAGCCGCCCTCGACCTTGACCGCTCTGGTCTGCATGCGCGCCGGCGACAGGTCGGTGCTGGCGTCCGGCTCGCTTGTCGCGAAACTGCACACGATTTCGCCCTTGATGAGCCGGGGGAGATAGGATTGGCGCAGATGCGGCGCTGCCCGGTCGAGCGTCTGGCCCACAAGGATAAGCTGTGCGTCGAGAAGCGCGGACGCCACGCCCGATGAATAATAGGCGATCTCTTCCAGCGCCACGAGCAGCGCGAGCGTTGGATGCTTGAGGTCTCGCCCGCCCACATCGGCCGCGAAGGGGATCCCCAATATGCCCGCGGCGGCCATCTGTCCAAGCATGGCCCGAGGAAAGCTGTCTCGCGTTTCCGCGCGATTGTTCAGTTCATGCGCAACCAGGCGGAGATGGGTGTCGGCAAAATGCCTGACCTCCGCGCGGATGCCCTTCACTTCGTCGGGCAGATAATGATCCGACCACAATCGCGTGTCGCGCCTCTCCATGATAGCCTCTTGTCCCATATCATATTTGC
This region of Sphingobium sp. EM0848 genomic DNA includes:
- a CDS encoding acyl-CoA dehydrogenase family protein, which codes for MERRDTRLWSDHYLPDEVKGIRAEVRHFADTHLRLVAHELNNRAETRDSFPRAMLGQMAAAGILGIPFAADVGGRDLKHPTLALLVALEEIAYYSSGVASALLDAQLILVGQTLDRAAPHLRQSYLPRLIKGEIVCSFATSEPDASTDLSPARMQTRAVKVEGGWRISGRKRWITNAVAADHMLVLCRTGDKAQTLLLVNMRDNGVSVADPDRKMGNHPQLTSDVLFEDSFVADDHVVGEVGAGLRGALGALTIGRMGIGAVGVGMAQAAFDIASDHMSRRKVFGQELGRFQHWQMTFADHAIAVEQGRALFHKAGAIYDAGESCEVEAAMAKIVGSRAAVDVARDAIQVSGAYGFVKEMGATGEQKALEAIYRDSKIGEIYEGANEIQKWIIARHFLGREIVG